The proteins below are encoded in one region of Shewanella putrefaciens:
- the cobA gene encoding uroporphyrinogen-III C-methyltransferase, giving the protein MSVISNLLRSPLTAQWLSGWNWRGEAAQTEQDKPAGKGQVVLIGAGPGDPELLTVKAQRLLQQADVLLFDSLVSAELLAIAPRRCKKVFVGKRAGRHAMPQQEINQLLVEYGQQGGLVVRLKGGDPAIFGRVSEEAAALQQAGIAFAIVPGVTSACAASAYCGIPLTARGSATSVQFLTAQFADPAKQPDWSGYQYRANGANPTLVVYMGLNRLQQLCAGLMSVGWPNDTPIALLDQVSTAQQTQLQGTLADISERLAAQPLAGPTLIVVGEVLKLRMKVDLSLLQQVAVES; this is encoded by the coding sequence ATGAGTGTAATCAGTAATTTATTGCGTTCACCTTTAACAGCGCAGTGGCTATCCGGCTGGAACTGGAGAGGTGAAGCTGCACAAACAGAGCAGGACAAACCAGCAGGTAAAGGCCAGGTGGTGCTGATAGGTGCAGGGCCTGGTGATCCTGAGCTGCTGACTGTCAAAGCCCAGCGTTTATTGCAGCAGGCTGATGTGCTGTTGTTTGACAGCTTAGTGTCGGCTGAGCTGTTGGCTATAGCGCCACGGCGCTGCAAAAAAGTCTTTGTGGGTAAAAGAGCAGGTCGTCATGCCATGCCGCAACAAGAGATCAACCAGTTACTCGTAGAGTATGGTCAGCAAGGGGGTTTAGTGGTGCGGTTAAAAGGCGGCGATCCGGCGATTTTTGGCCGGGTGTCGGAAGAAGCCGCGGCGTTGCAGCAGGCCGGTATTGCTTTTGCGATAGTGCCTGGTGTTACCAGCGCCTGCGCGGCTTCGGCTTATTGTGGTATTCCGCTGACAGCCCGGGGCAGTGCAACTTCAGTGCAGTTTTTAACGGCGCAGTTTGCCGACCCAGCTAAACAGCCCGACTGGTCTGGTTATCAGTACAGAGCCAATGGCGCTAATCCAACGCTGGTGGTTTATATGGGACTCAACCGTTTGCAACAATTGTGTGCTGGTTTAATGTCAGTTGGCTGGCCGAATGATACGCCTATAGCACTGCTGGATCAGGTTAGTACTGCCCAGCAAACCCAGCTGCAGGGCACTTTGGCTGATATCAGCGAACGTCTTGCGGCTCAGCCTTTAGCTGGTCCAACTTTGATAGTGGTGGGCGAGGTGTTAAAGCTGCGGATGAAAGTGGACTTAAGCCTATTACAGCAAGTGGCCGTCGAAAGCTAA
- the nirD gene encoding nitrite reductase small subunit NirD yields MAWTDICAFEDLVENSGICALLNGQQVAVFLLELQGESQIYAVGNYDPLGKANVLSRGMVGSIGEQIVVASPLYKQHFDLTTGQCLEQPEVLIPVYGVKLQQGRVWLNTIQQNQQASAA; encoded by the coding sequence ATGGCCTGGACTGATATTTGTGCTTTTGAAGACTTAGTCGAAAACAGCGGTATTTGCGCTTTGCTGAATGGCCAGCAAGTGGCGGTGTTTTTGTTAGAACTGCAAGGAGAGTCGCAGATTTATGCGGTAGGCAATTACGATCCGCTCGGTAAGGCTAATGTGCTATCCCGCGGCATGGTGGGTTCTATAGGTGAGCAAATAGTGGTCGCTTCACCTTTGTATAAACAGCACTTTGACCTGACGACTGGCCAGTGCTTAGAACAACCTGAAGTGCTTATCCCTGTGTATGGGGTGAAACTGCAACAGGGCAGAGTGTGGCTGAATACTATTCAACAAAACCAACAGGCATCAGCGGCCTGA
- the nirB gene encoding nitrite reductase large subunit NirB, with product MQQTKQILVIGNGMVGHHFVDQLRAKDPLAQITVLCGEAQLAYDRVHLSGYFRGTSAEQLALTTEEAYQAAGIQYRLNCWVEQINREQQLVVTSQGGQFYYDELVLATGSYAFVPPIPGNDQPHCLVYRTLQDLDAIAQSAAVSKVGVVIGGGLLGLEAANALKQLGLQTHVVEFAPQLMAVQLDQGGGQMLSQKISELGVLVHTGKATQAIVAGAECRYQLQFADGESLETDLVLFSAGIRPYDQLARSCGLAVGERGGMVVNDQCQTSDPHIYAIGECALWQQKIFGLVAPGYQMARVVVSQLTGGGQSFTGADMSTKLKLLGVEVGSIGDAHARTPGALSYVFTDPRAQVYKKMVVSKDGKKLLGAVLVGDTSNYDSLLHYALNDMLLPKQPEQLILPAASGAPLAALTLPNSATICSCHNVAKGDIVAAMDSGCCDLASIKSCTKASTGCGGCTALLKSVVDDELKSRGVEVKNHLCEHFAYSRQELLHLVQVGGIKTFSELLSRHGQGLGCDICKPTVGSILASSWNDYVLKKPHVGLQDTNDTFLANMQKDGSYSVVPRIAGGEITAEKLLVIGQVALDFNLYTKITGGQRIDLFGARLEQLPAIWQRLVDAGFETGHAYGKSLRTVKSCVGSTWCRYGVQDSVGQAIAIENRYKGLRAPHKIKMAVSGCTRECAEAQSKDIGIIATENGWNLYVCGNGGMRPRHADLFATDLDTDTLIRYIDRILMLYIRTADRLQRTSVWMEKLDGGLDYLRKVIIDDELGIAAELENQMAALVNTYACEWKATLENPQALKRFRQFVNSPDADENIVFVEERAQIRPATAEEKRQWLQQIPVTQLSTSELPVNALAEEN from the coding sequence ATGCAGCAGACCAAACAAATTCTGGTGATCGGCAACGGCATGGTAGGGCATCATTTTGTTGATCAATTACGAGCCAAAGACCCTTTGGCGCAAATTACCGTGCTTTGTGGTGAAGCTCAGCTGGCGTACGACAGGGTGCATTTATCCGGCTATTTCAGAGGCACCAGCGCAGAGCAACTGGCATTGACGACAGAAGAGGCCTATCAGGCGGCTGGTATTCAATACCGCTTAAATTGTTGGGTGGAGCAAATCAATCGCGAGCAGCAGTTGGTGGTGACCAGTCAGGGCGGTCAGTTTTATTACGACGAGCTGGTGCTGGCAACAGGCTCTTATGCGTTTGTGCCGCCTATTCCTGGCAATGATCAGCCGCATTGTCTGGTGTACCGCACTTTGCAGGATTTAGATGCAATAGCGCAAAGCGCAGCTGTAAGCAAAGTTGGGGTGGTTATTGGTGGCGGTTTACTTGGACTGGAAGCGGCCAATGCGCTGAAACAACTCGGTTTACAAACTCATGTGGTGGAGTTTGCGCCACAACTGATGGCGGTGCAGCTGGATCAGGGCGGCGGTCAGATGCTCAGTCAGAAAATTTCTGAACTGGGTGTGTTGGTACATACCGGCAAAGCGACGCAAGCCATAGTAGCGGGCGCTGAATGCCGTTATCAGTTGCAGTTTGCCGATGGTGAAAGTTTAGAGACTGACTTAGTGCTGTTTTCTGCTGGGATCCGGCCTTATGACCAACTGGCGCGCAGTTGTGGTTTAGCTGTGGGCGAACGCGGTGGCATGGTGGTTAATGATCAGTGCCAGACCTCTGACCCACATATTTACGCCATAGGTGAATGTGCCTTGTGGCAGCAAAAGATTTTTGGTCTGGTCGCGCCCGGTTATCAGATGGCGCGTGTGGTAGTCAGTCAACTGACAGGGGGCGGGCAAAGTTTTACCGGCGCGGATATGAGCACCAAGCTGAAACTGCTGGGTGTGGAGGTAGGGTCTATTGGTGATGCCCATGCCAGAACGCCCGGCGCTTTAAGTTATGTTTTTACCGACCCACGCGCTCAAGTCTACAAAAAAATGGTGGTCAGCAAAGACGGTAAAAAGCTTTTGGGCGCTGTGCTGGTCGGTGACACCAGTAACTACGATAGCCTGCTGCACTATGCCTTAAACGATATGCTGCTGCCAAAACAGCCGGAACAACTGATTTTACCCGCAGCGTCTGGTGCACCTTTGGCGGCTTTAACTTTACCCAACAGCGCCACCATTTGTTCCTGCCATAACGTGGCCAAAGGCGACATAGTGGCGGCTATGGACAGTGGTTGCTGTGATTTAGCCAGTATCAAAAGCTGTACCAAGGCCAGTACGGGTTGTGGTGGTTGCACTGCTTTACTCAAGTCGGTGGTTGATGACGAGCTGAAAAGCCGTGGTGTTGAGGTGAAAAATCACCTCTGTGAACACTTTGCCTATTCCCGTCAGGAATTGCTGCATTTAGTTCAGGTGGGCGGTATTAAAACCTTTTCTGAACTCTTGAGCCGCCATGGTCAGGGTTTGGGCTGTGATATTTGTAAGCCAACAGTGGGCTCTATTCTGGCGTCGAGCTGGAATGATTATGTGCTGAAAAAGCCTCATGTCGGTTTGCAGGACACCAATGACACCTTCCTCGCCAATATGCAAAAAGACGGATCTTATTCAGTGGTGCCGCGTATTGCCGGCGGCGAAATTACCGCAGAAAAACTGTTGGTGATAGGTCAGGTTGCTTTGGATTTTAATCTCTATACCAAAATTACCGGTGGGCAGCGTATCGACTTATTTGGCGCCCGTTTAGAGCAGTTGCCTGCCATTTGGCAGCGTTTGGTTGATGCGGGTTTTGAGACTGGTCATGCTTATGGCAAGTCGCTACGTACAGTCAAATCTTGTGTTGGCAGCACCTGGTGTCGTTATGGTGTGCAGGACAGTGTCGGTCAGGCCATAGCTATCGAAAACCGCTACAAAGGTTTACGTGCGCCACACAAAATCAAAATGGCAGTGTCGGGTTGCACCCGCGAATGTGCTGAAGCGCAAAGCAAAGACATTGGCATTATTGCCACCGAAAATGGCTGGAACCTGTATGTCTGCGGTAACGGCGGCATGAGACCACGCCATGCCGATTTATTTGCTACCGACCTCGATACCGACACTTTAATCCGCTACATAGATCGCATTCTGATGTTGTATATCCGCACTGCCGACCGTTTGCAGCGCACGTCAGTCTGGATGGAAAAACTGGATGGTGGGTTGGACTATCTGCGTAAAGTCATCATCGACGACGAGCTGGGAATAGCGGCAGAACTGGAAAACCAGATGGCGGCTTTAGTGAATACCTATGCCTGTGAGTGGAAAGCCACGCTGGAAAACCCACAAGCGCTGAAACGTTTCCGCCAGTTTGTTAATAGCCCGGATGCAGATGAAAACATCGTTTTTGTTGAAGAGCGTGCGCAAATCCGCCCTGCCACTGCAGAAGAAAAACGCCAGTGGTTACAACAAATTCCCGTAACTCAGCTTTCAACATCGGAGCTGCCTGTCAATGCTTTAGCAGAGGAGAACTAA
- a CDS encoding family 43 glycosylhydrolase, producing MTQTSNKLMAALALAMGLSVTCLGAGNAQAAVSADENRITAETFANPLFRNGADPWLEYHNGNYYLTTTTWTSELVMRKSPTIAGLADAPAHNIWSGTDKSNCCNFWAFEFHPLQTAQGLRWYVIYTSGVAENFDGQRNHILESEGSDPMGPYKFKGTPMPDHWNIDGSYLEHQGQLYFLWSEWHGQDQVNLIAKMTNPWTVEDEHRVITTPIHDWEKSGLNVNEGPEIIQHEGRTFLVHSASFCNTEDYSLAVVELTGDDPMDPAAWTKFDKPFFSKANGVYGPGHHGFFKSPDGKEDWLIYHGNSSASDGCSGTRSARAQPFTWDNKGLPKFGEPMADKKQLPVPSGEFGPITTQVEGVKYRIVSREIGQCLVTNAKGKVSVGKCEDDNSQWVIDPSNDGLYRFANVGQGTFLTQAQCQDEASSALNTSPWVASRCQRWSVDSTREGWFRFANDRSIGNLQAKNCSKKVDAEVIAGENRVSECTDWRIEPVSTFAIVNAHSGRVVSAEQCQLKPNANVAQFEYTGGACQQWQAMPTTDGFYRLQSLQLSNQTTPQCLVTNEGNLQLGACNGIDSEFRSELMPNGSLRVVSRKGGSSMKVANGSYANGDNIVEDVWKNTISQQFYFREVK from the coding sequence ATGACTCAAACTAGCAATAAATTAATGGCGGCGCTTGCGCTGGCCATGGGACTTAGCGTTACCTGCTTGGGGGCCGGTAACGCACAGGCTGCCGTGAGTGCGGACGAAAACCGCATTACCGCAGAGACCTTTGCCAATCCGCTGTTTCGTAACGGCGCCGATCCATGGCTCGAATACCACAATGGTAACTATTATCTGACCACTACGACTTGGACCTCTGAGTTGGTCATGCGTAAATCGCCGACCATCGCAGGGCTTGCCGATGCTCCGGCCCACAATATTTGGAGCGGCACGGATAAGTCGAACTGCTGTAACTTTTGGGCGTTCGAATTCCACCCACTGCAAACCGCACAGGGTTTACGTTGGTATGTGATTTACACCTCGGGCGTGGCTGAAAATTTCGATGGCCAGCGTAACCATATCCTAGAGAGTGAAGGCAGCGATCCCATGGGCCCCTACAAGTTTAAGGGCACCCCAATGCCGGACCATTGGAATATCGACGGCAGTTATTTAGAACATCAAGGCCAGCTATATTTCCTCTGGTCGGAATGGCATGGGCAAGATCAAGTGAACTTGATTGCCAAGATGACCAACCCTTGGACTGTGGAGGACGAACATAGGGTGATCACTACCCCTATTCACGACTGGGAAAAATCAGGCTTAAACGTTAACGAAGGTCCTGAGATTATCCAGCATGAGGGCAGAACCTTCTTAGTTCACTCGGCAAGCTTTTGTAACACTGAGGATTATTCCTTAGCCGTGGTCGAACTCACGGGGGATGATCCTATGGATCCCGCCGCATGGACCAAGTTCGACAAGCCCTTCTTTAGTAAGGCGAACGGTGTCTATGGCCCTGGCCATCACGGTTTCTTTAAGTCTCCAGATGGCAAAGAGGATTGGCTTATTTACCATGGCAACTCATCGGCCTCCGATGGTTGTAGCGGTACCCGCTCAGCCCGTGCACAGCCCTTTACTTGGGATAACAAAGGTTTGCCCAAATTTGGCGAACCCATGGCGGATAAAAAGCAACTGCCCGTCCCCAGCGGTGAGTTTGGCCCGATAACCACGCAAGTGGAAGGCGTTAAATACCGCATCGTGAGCCGTGAGATCGGCCAATGCCTAGTGACTAATGCCAAGGGCAAAGTCAGTGTCGGCAAGTGTGAGGATGACAACAGTCAATGGGTTATCGACCCGAGTAACGATGGTCTGTATCGTTTTGCCAATGTGGGTCAGGGGACCTTTCTAACCCAAGCACAGTGCCAAGACGAAGCCTCATCGGCACTGAATACTTCCCCTTGGGTGGCATCCCGTTGCCAGCGTTGGTCGGTGGATTCCACCCGTGAAGGATGGTTCCGCTTTGCCAACGATCGCTCAATCGGCAATTTGCAGGCGAAAAACTGTAGCAAAAAAGTCGACGCTGAAGTCATCGCGGGCGAAAACCGCGTCAGTGAATGCACCGATTGGCGAATTGAGCCCGTGTCGACATTTGCCATAGTCAACGCCCACAGTGGCCGCGTGGTAAGTGCCGAACAATGTCAGCTCAAACCTAATGCTAATGTGGCTCAGTTTGAATATACGGGCGGTGCCTGCCAGCAGTGGCAAGCCATGCCGACGACGGACGGCTTTTATCGCCTGCAATCCCTCCAGCTTTCAAACCAAACTACGCCTCAATGCCTTGTGACCAATGAAGGTAATCTGCAGCTGGGAGCCTGTAATGGGATAGACAGTGAGTTTCGCAGCGAATTGATGCCCAATGGTTCATTACGGGTGGTGTCCCGTAAGGGCGGTTCGTCGATGAAAGTGGCCAATGGCTCCTATGCCAATGGCGATAATATTGTGGAAGACGTATGGAAAAACACCATCTCACAACAGTTCTATTTTAGAGAGGTGAAATAA
- a CDS encoding arabinan endo-1,5-alpha-L-arabinosidase, with protein MLAITVTSKKVTPKTALKRHLKMFNCALLGILATLGQASAEQVSIHDPVMAKEAEQYYLFSTGPGITYYSSKDKIHWTLAGRVFETEPSWAREIAPGFNSHLWAPDIIQHNGLFYLYYSVSAFGKNTSAIGVTVNKTLDKNSKDYQWTDKGIILQSVPNRDAWNAIDPNIIVDEKGTPWMSFGSFWQGLKLVKLNPDFISIAKPEEWHTLAKLERPALVAETEPGPAQIEAPFIYKKDSYYYLFVSYGLCCRGDDSTYHLAVGRAKDVTGPYLDKEGKDMAQGGGTVLLHGTQAWPGLGHNSVYAFDGKDYLVFHAYESADNGLQKLKMAELSWRQGWPVVDPKALNQYQSVLVEPVGKNNDSN; from the coding sequence ATGCTAGCGATAACTGTCACATCGAAAAAAGTCACACCGAAAACAGCCCTAAAACGTCACCTTAAGATGTTCAATTGTGCGCTGCTGGGCATATTGGCAACCCTAGGTCAAGCGAGTGCCGAGCAGGTGAGTATTCATGATCCTGTGATGGCCAAGGAGGCCGAACAGTATTATCTCTTCAGCACAGGCCCCGGCATTACCTACTATTCCTCAAAGGATAAAATCCATTGGACGCTGGCGGGCCGAGTATTTGAAACCGAACCGAGCTGGGCGAGGGAGATTGCCCCTGGTTTTAATAGCCATTTGTGGGCACCGGATATTATCCAGCACAATGGGCTGTTCTATCTGTATTACTCAGTCTCTGCTTTTGGTAAAAACACCTCCGCCATTGGGGTGACGGTCAATAAAACCCTCGATAAAAACTCAAAGGATTACCAGTGGACAGATAAAGGCATCATTCTTCAATCTGTGCCCAATCGCGATGCGTGGAATGCCATTGATCCCAATATTATTGTCGATGAAAAGGGCACGCCTTGGATGAGTTTTGGCTCCTTCTGGCAAGGGTTAAAACTTGTCAAACTTAATCCTGATTTTATCTCCATCGCCAAGCCAGAAGAGTGGCACACCTTGGCTAAGTTAGAACGCCCAGCGTTAGTTGCCGAAACTGAGCCAGGCCCTGCGCAAATCGAAGCGCCTTTTATCTATAAAAAGGACAGTTATTACTATCTATTTGTTTCCTATGGGCTTTGCTGCCGTGGCGATGACAGCACCTATCACTTAGCCGTTGGCCGCGCCAAGGATGTCACTGGGCCTTATCTTGATAAAGAGGGCAAGGACATGGCGCAAGGTGGCGGCACAGTGTTACTGCACGGCACTCAGGCCTGGCCGGGACTAGGCCATAACAGTGTTTATGCCTTCGACGGTAAAGATTACTTGGTCTTTCATGCCTATGAATCCGCCGATAATGGCCTACAAAAACTCAAGATGGCTGAACTGAGCTGGCGCCAAGGTTGGCCTGTGGTCGATCCTAAGGCGCTCAATCAATACCAAAGCGTATTAGTTGAACCAGTAGGAAAAAATAATGACTCAAACTAG
- a CDS encoding MFS transporter — MSSQKLSVIEKIGYGSGDMAVNVVISSMMLIITFFYTDIFGLKPADVGILFLLVRLIDAITDPLMGIINDKVTTRWGRYRPYFLFMAIPFGISVFLTFSTPDWDYNAKLIWAYSTYILVTIIFTTVTIPYISIISVLTDDPKERLSANGYRLFFAKIAAFLVTIIVPMLASSWGGEDIAAGYQKAMGLMALMATLLFLFCFFTTTERVAYKVETKPVAMQLRLLLKNDQWLVLTAICVIGTIGYVIRGSVAAYYATYYLGGDAKMLSAFLSTGVGAAILAMVASTWITKRYCKLKLFRYSQIAVGILSVIMFFAVQPGDIVLAFVLYFTISFVVDLHAPIFWSVISESVDYGTVKTGHRVSGLAFGGISFAQKAGMGAAGFVVGMLLTYFNYQPGATQSEFALTGISLMLTVIPGAFHALMGLLMFKYKISDRVYEEIKQALPEQAHFSQADASREVNPKTVASQVSA, encoded by the coding sequence ATGAGTTCTCAAAAATTGTCAGTCATTGAAAAGATCGGTTACGGCTCCGGGGACATGGCCGTTAACGTGGTGATTTCGTCAATGATGTTAATTATTACCTTCTTTTATACCGATATTTTTGGGCTCAAGCCCGCCGATGTCGGGATCCTGTTCCTGCTGGTCCGTCTCATCGATGCCATTACCGATCCTTTAATGGGCATTATTAACGATAAAGTGACCACCCGTTGGGGAAGATATCGCCCCTACTTTCTGTTTATGGCCATTCCCTTTGGTATTTCCGTCTTCTTAACCTTCTCAACCCCGGATTGGGATTACAATGCCAAGCTTATCTGGGCGTATTCGACCTATATTCTGGTCACTATCATCTTCACCACGGTGACCATTCCGTACATCTCGATTATCAGCGTGTTAACCGACGATCCAAAAGAACGCTTATCCGCCAACGGTTATCGTTTGTTCTTCGCCAAAATTGCCGCCTTCTTAGTGACCATTATTGTGCCTATGTTGGCGTCTTCCTGGGGCGGTGAAGATATCGCCGCCGGTTATCAAAAGGCCATGGGGTTGATGGCGTTAATGGCAACACTGTTGTTTTTATTTTGCTTTTTTACTACCACAGAGCGTGTGGCCTACAAGGTTGAAACTAAGCCTGTTGCCATGCAGTTGCGATTATTGCTCAAAAACGACCAGTGGTTAGTGTTAACCGCGATTTGTGTGATTGGCACCATTGGCTATGTGATCCGCGGCTCAGTGGCGGCCTACTACGCCACCTACTACTTGGGCGGCGATGCCAAAATGCTATCGGCATTTCTATCGACCGGTGTGGGCGCGGCGATTCTGGCCATGGTGGCTTCGACTTGGATCACTAAGCGTTACTGCAAACTGAAACTGTTCCGCTACAGCCAAATTGCCGTCGGGATCTTAAGTGTCATCATGTTCTTTGCCGTGCAACCGGGGGACATAGTACTGGCCTTTGTGCTCTATTTTACCATCTCATTTGTGGTGGACTTACATGCGCCAATCTTCTGGTCGGTGATTTCCGAGTCGGTGGATTACGGCACGGTAAAAACGGGCCATAGGGTGTCGGGCCTTGCCTTTGGCGGGATCTCATTCGCCCAAAAAGCCGGCATGGGCGCAGCGGGGTTTGTGGTCGGTATGTTGCTGACCTATTTCAACTATCAACCTGGTGCAACCCAAAGCGAATTTGCGCTGACCGGCATTTCATTAATGTTGACGGTTATCCCAGGTGCATTCCACGCCCTAATGGGATTACTGATGTTCAAATACAAGATTTCTGACCGCGTGTATGAAGAAATCAAACAGGCTTTACCTGAGCAGGCGCACTTCAGTCAAGCGGATGCCAGCCGTGAGGTCAACCCTAAAACAGTGGCGAGCCAAGTCTCGGCCTAA
- a CDS encoding family 43 glycosylhydrolase, whose protein sequence is MTRATNSPLVEQRADPFVYKHSDGYYYFTGSVPTYDRIELRKSNTLDGLKEAQTFDIWFKHESGPMSRHVWAPEIHYLDGKWYIYFAASEEENIWALRPYVLECQGQDPLKDEWIELGMMQAADGDNKSFIDFSLDATIFENNGKRYFCWAEKTGGQFAASNLYLAEMASPIKLKTPQFMLTTPDYDWERIDFWVNEGPAVLKHQGKIFITFSASATGACYCMGYMEADEHADLLDRNSWKKTRQPVLCTDVEKQIFGPGHNSFTVAEDGVTPICVYHARDYEHAVGEPSVVPKADIRPLAQIIQDPLYDPNRHARMLAVSFDESGRPLFNLY, encoded by the coding sequence ATGACAAGAGCAACAAACAGCCCCCTAGTCGAGCAGCGCGCCGACCCCTTTGTGTATAAACACAGTGACGGTTATTACTACTTTACCGGTTCTGTCCCAACCTACGATCGGATTGAACTGCGTAAATCCAACACCTTAGACGGTTTGAAAGAGGCGCAGACCTTCGATATCTGGTTTAAACACGAAAGCGGCCCAATGAGTCGGCATGTGTGGGCGCCTGAGATCCATTATCTCGATGGCAAGTGGTACATCTACTTTGCGGCTAGCGAAGAGGAAAATATTTGGGCCCTGCGCCCCTATGTGCTTGAGTGCCAAGGGCAAGATCCCTTGAAGGATGAATGGATCGAGCTTGGCATGATGCAGGCGGCCGATGGCGATAATAAGTCTTTTATCGACTTTTCCTTAGATGCCACCATTTTTGAGAATAACGGTAAGCGTTACTTTTGCTGGGCGGAGAAAACCGGCGGTCAGTTTGCCGCATCTAACCTATATCTTGCGGAAATGGCATCGCCCATCAAGCTAAAGACGCCACAATTTATGCTTACCACCCCAGATTACGATTGGGAACGGATCGATTTTTGGGTCAACGAAGGGCCAGCAGTGCTTAAACACCAAGGTAAAATCTTTATTACCTTTTCGGCCAGTGCCACCGGTGCTTGTTATTGCATGGGCTATATGGAGGCCGATGAGCATGCTGATTTGCTCGATCGTAACTCATGGAAGAAAACCCGCCAGCCAGTGCTGTGCACTGATGTCGAGAAGCAGATCTTCGGCCCAGGCCATAACAGTTTCACGGTGGCAGAAGATGGCGTGACGCCCATCTGTGTGTACCATGCCCGTGATTATGAACATGCGGTGGGCGAGCCCAGCGTGGTCCCTAAGGCAGATATCCGCCCGTTAGCGCAAATCATCCAAGATCCCCTCTATGATCCCAATCGCCATGCGCGAATGTTAGCTGTGTCATTTGATGAGAGCGGTCGCCCCTTGTTCAACCTCTATTAA
- a CDS encoding family 43 glycosylhydrolase: MDNHQSRFRAFRLLPVASALLGLSVVCAAQAVPVLEISQTQTAVVNSNAVNSNAVSPNSVSTVTVNEPFIARRADPWVIRDDDGSYYFIASVPEFDRIELRHAKTIDGLRQATPKTLWRKHETGPISIDIWAPELHKIDGRWYIYFAASNKDVRFHNRMFVLGLEGDSPMTGQWQELGKLQSAQDAFSLDATSFTHKGERYFIWAQQDKAKSYNTGLVIAKMVSPTQMSDKESIISEPLLDWERLGFKVNEGAAVLVKNGKVFVTYSASATDDRYAMGLLWADENADLLDPKSWHKSPKPIFTTEANLMRFGPGHNSFVLAEDGKTELMFYHARNYLELQGTPLTDGNRHTYYRAIRWSVDGFPIFDNQQSDSQTLHRLEPQ; the protein is encoded by the coding sequence ATGGATAATCATCAATCACGCTTTAGGGCTTTCAGGCTTCTACCTGTTGCCAGTGCGCTATTGGGCTTAAGTGTTGTCTGTGCTGCTCAGGCGGTTCCAGTGCTTGAGATAAGCCAAACTCAAACCGCAGTGGTAAATTCTAATGCGGTAAATTCTAATGCGGTAAGTCCAAATTCAGTAAGTACAGTCACAGTAAACGAGCCATTTATCGCAAGAAGGGCAGATCCTTGGGTGATCCGCGATGATGACGGCAGCTATTATTTTATTGCCTCTGTGCCTGAGTTTGACCGTATCGAACTGCGCCACGCTAAAACCATCGACGGTTTACGCCAAGCGACGCCTAAAACCCTGTGGCGTAAGCATGAAACCGGCCCCATAAGTATCGATATCTGGGCGCCAGAGCTGCACAAAATCGACGGTCGCTGGTATATCTATTTTGCGGCCAGCAATAAGGATGTGCGTTTTCATAACCGTATGTTTGTCTTAGGTCTTGAGGGTGACTCGCCGATGACGGGGCAGTGGCAGGAGCTTGGCAAATTACAGTCGGCGCAGGATGCTTTTTCCCTCGATGCGACCAGTTTTACTCACAAGGGCGAGCGTTATTTTATTTGGGCGCAGCAGGACAAAGCTAAGAGCTACAACACTGGCTTAGTGATTGCCAAAATGGTGTCACCAACCCAAATGTCGGACAAAGAATCCATTATCAGCGAACCTTTGCTGGACTGGGAGCGTTTAGGCTTTAAAGTCAACGAAGGCGCTGCGGTATTGGTTAAAAACGGTAAAGTCTTCGTGACCTATTCCGCCAGTGCCACGGACGACCGTTATGCCATGGGGCTTCTGTGGGCCGATGAAAATGCCGATTTACTCGACCCTAAAAGTTGGCATAAGTCACCCAAACCGATTTTTACCACTGAGGCAAACCTCATGCGTTTTGGCCCTGGCCATAATAGTTTTGTGCTGGCAGAGGATGGTAAAACCGAGCTGATGTTCTACCATGCACGTAATTACCTTGAGCTGCAGGGGACGCCATTGACCGACGGCAATAGGCACACTTACTACCGTGCCATTCGCTGGTCGGTGGACGGTTTCCCGATATTTGATAATCAGCAGAGCGATAGCCAAACCCTGCATCGACTCGAACCACAATAG